In one window of Drosophila mauritiana strain mau12 chromosome X, ASM438214v1, whole genome shotgun sequence DNA:
- the LOC117147161 gene encoding NCK-interacting protein with SH3 domain isoform X2, whose translation MEAAAGGGPIGGASGPSGGGGNDIGLGIGIEMLKALYDFQAVYPKTISFDEGEYFILYQTSARQRNWWQVVSMKGNIGFVPSNYVMKIKVEHDFLISFLNSSIESLEKCTDHEINGIMSKDELLDRLREKKHTMERLYAESSERDGDSSLSYSHSYSDKGSHRHSHPHPTQSQTQLHSQHRQHSPPPSGGSGGSQRLDMSKKSMSSPAVGSSCGLPQNQGMIESPSMGSMQFQGSSCTIQTPQQQQPLPAPPAPAPSPSAASVTPTAASTTKAATGGDVAQDNSITSEPSETTTTTTTTSEDVVTTYKETSQMSTSQQHKPQNGSTASASISASASASALRSNGGNGKANGSAAALHQELQQEEADSAPDKSDDASAVQSDDGCPANGDSADNSQALDSIDSPSHRQRGLSLGRIEEGATGGGQLKVESSDVYQIVDALRRNTNLSFDLSCEALRVVLTSLEQLYNGAINPYLEAVAVHVTGKVATPKELLGITHDAKRLQYLFAQLADCKNDTEQRTWMLYEDEEDIIQFLEELVEILINADESISCYEMSCDQYQMFINLVQYYQMETRWSIKRLLLKTFTAACHLDYIIVDILLTSVLPLEIVEDMKTHFSNLDRFKQLVKMLTIIFSLGQPMPVNHQDYLGVHFASFLLEIVEGNNPEVLVDMVIALILAFNQQFSEHTYNVIIEGMQNLPSAKVFTEKLLLLLNREDDPTRLLKHPNEHMNTVLRMFIDIFSHPDTAGMFYTNDIKVLIDIVVRQLSDLDAGSTTRPCYLELCRRILRNTNYQEHQHRKHDLMKIFTRIFCEETECSASDQQLVREIANEFPQLFKA comes from the exons ATGG AAGCAGCGGCAGGAGGTGGCCCTATTGGAGGAGCAAGTGGTCCCAGTGGAGGAGGTGGCAACGACATCGGTTTAGGCATCGGCATCGAGATGCTCAAGGCTCTGTACGACTTCCAGGCGGTCTATCCGAAGACCATCAGTTTCGATGAGGGCGAGTACTTCATCCTCTACCAGACGTCCGCCCGCCAGCGCAATTGGTGGCAGGTGGTCAGCATGAAAGGCAACATTGGCTTTGTGCCCTCCAATTACGTAATGAAGATTAAG GTGGAGCACGACTTTCTCATCAGCTTTCTGAACTCCTCGATAGAATCGCTGGAGAAGTGCACGGACCATGAGATCAATGGCATCATGTCCAAGGACGAACTGCTGGACAGGCTGCGCGAGAAGAAGCACACCATGGAGCGCCTGTATGCG GAGAGTTCCGAACGCGACGGTGACTCCTCGCTCTCCTATTCACACAGCTACAGTGACAAGGGTAGCCACCGGCACTCGCATCCCCATCCCACCCAATCCCAGACGCAGCTTCATTCCCAGCACAGGCAGCACAGTCCGCCGCccagcggcggcagcggtgGCTCCCAGCGCTTGGACATGAGCAAGAAGAGCATGTCCAGTCCAGCGGTGGGCTCATCGTGCGGCCTGCCCCAGAACCAGGGCATGATCGAGTCGCCCAGCATGGGCAGCATGCAGTTCCAGGGCAGCAGCTGCACCATCCAgacgccgcagcagcaacagccgctCCCAGCACCGCCAGCACCAGCTCCCTCGCCATCGGCAGCATCGGTCACACCCACTGCGGCATCAACGACCAAAGCGGCCACCGGCGGTGATGTAGCGCAGGACAATAGCATCACGTCGGAGCCCTCGGAGACGACAACGACCACTACGACGACCAGCGAGGATGTGGTCACCACATATAAGGAGACCAGCCAAATGAGCACCAGCCAGCAGCACAAGCCGCAAAATGGCAGCACTGCCTCGGCGTCCATTTCCGCATCTGCCTCGGCCTCAGCTTTGCGCAGCAACGGCGGCAACGGCAAGGCCAACGGGAGTGCGGCCGCTCTGCACCAGGAGCTGCAGCAGGAGGAAGCGGACAGTGCGCCGGACAAGTCGGATGATGCCAGCGCCGTGCAAAGTGACGACGGTTGCCCGGCCAACGGAGACAGTGCGGATAATAGCCAGGCGCTGGACAGCATCGACAGTCCGTCGCATCGACAGCGCGGCCTGAGCCTAGGCAGAATCGAGGAGGGTGCCACAGGAGGAGGCCAGCTGAAGGTGGAGTCATCGGATGTGTATCAGATTGTGGACGCCTTGCGGCGGAACACCAACCTCAGCTTCGATCTCTCCTGCGAGGCGTTGCGCGTGGTGCTGACCAGCCTGGAGCAGCTGTACAACGGAGCCATCAATCCGTACCTGGAGGCGGTGGCCGTTCATGTCACTGGCAAGGTGGCCACGCCCAAGGAGCTGCTGGGCATTACGCACGACGCCAAGCGGTTGCAGTATCTCTTTGCCCAGCTGGCGGACTGCAAAAACGATACGGAGCAACGCACTTGGATGCTctacgaggacgaggaggacaTCATTCAGTTCCTTGAGGAGCTCGTCGAGATTTTG ATCAATGCTGATGAGAGCATCAGTTGCTACGAGATGTCCTGCGATCAGTACCAGATGTTTATCAATCTGGTGCAGTACTATCAGATGGAGACGCGCTGGTCCATCAAGCGACTGCTGCTCAAGACCTTTACGGCCGCTTGCCATCTGGACTATATCATTGTGGACATATTGCTGACCTCGGTGCTGCCATTGGAGATT GTCGAGGACATGAAGACGCACTTCTCCAATCTGGATCGCTTCAAGCAGCTAGTCAAGATGCTCACTATTATCTTCTCACTTGGGCAGCCCATGCCGGTTAATCATCAGG ATTATTTGGGCGTACACTTTGCCAGCTTCCTGCTGGAAATCGTCGAGGGCAATAATCCGGAGGTCTTGGTGGACATGGTCATTGCCTTGATCTTGGCCTTCAATCAGCAATTTAGCGAACACACCTATAATGTCATCATCGAAGGTATGCAGAATCTGCCATCCGCCAAGGTTTTTACGGAGAAGCTGCTACTTTTGCTCAATCGGGAGG ATGATCCCACACGCTTGCTCAAGCATCCCAACGAGCATATGAACACGGTGCTGCGAATGTTTATCGACATATTCAGCCATCCGGATACGGCGGGCATGTTCTACACGAACGACATCAAGGTGCTTATCGATATAGTGGTTCGCCAGCTATCCGATTTGGATGCCGGCAGTACG ACGCGGCCGTGCTACTTGGAGCTGTGCCGACGCATCCTGCGCAATACGAACTATCAGGAGCACCAGCATCGCAAGCATGATCTCATGAAGATCTTCACGCGCATCTTCTGCGAGGAGACCGAGTGCAGTGCCTCCGATCAGCAGCTGGTGCGGGAAATAGCGAACGAGTTTCCGCAGCTGTTCAAGGCCTAA
- the LOC117147161 gene encoding NCK-interacting protein with SH3 domain isoform X3 translates to MLKALYDFQAVYPKTISFDEGEYFILYQTSARQRNWWQVVSMKGNIGFVPSNYVMKIKVEHDFLISFLNSSIESLEKCTDHEINGIMSKDELLDRLREKKHTMERLYAESSERDGDSSLSYSHSYSDKGSHRHSHPHPTQSQTQLHSQHRQHSPPPSGGSGGSQRLDMSKKSMSSPAVGSSCGLPQNQGMIESPSMGSMQFQGSSCTIQTPQQQQPLPAPPAPAPSPSAASVTPTAASTTKAATGGDVAQDNSITSEPSETTTTTTTTSEDVVTTYKETSQMSTSQQHKPQNGSTASASISASASASALRSNGGNGKANGSAAALHQELQQEEADSAPDKSDDASAVQSDDGCPANGDSADNSQALDSIDSPSHRQRGLSLGRIEEGATGGGQLKVESSDVYQIVDALRRNTNLSFDLSCEALRVVLTSLEQLYNGAINPYLEAVAVHVTGKVATPKELLGITHDAKRLQYLFAQLADCKNDTEQRTWMLYEDEEDIIQFLEELVEILINADESISCYEMSCDQYQMFINLVQYYQMETRWSIKRLLLKTFTAACHLDYIIVDILLTSVLPLEIVEDMKTHFSNLDRFKQLVKMLTIIFSLGQPMPVNHQDYLGVHFASFLLEIVEGNNPEVLVDMVIALILAFNQQFSEHTYNVIIEGMQNLPSAKVFTEKLLLLLNREDDPTRLLKHPNEHMNTVLRMFIDIFSHPDTAGMFYTNDIKVLIDIVVRQLSDLDAGSTTRPCYLELCRRILRNTNYQEHQHRKHDLMKIFTRIFCEETECSASDQQLVREIANEFPQLFKA, encoded by the exons ATGCTCAAGGCTCTGTACGACTTCCAGGCGGTCTATCCGAAGACCATCAGTTTCGATGAGGGCGAGTACTTCATCCTCTACCAGACGTCCGCCCGCCAGCGCAATTGGTGGCAGGTGGTCAGCATGAAAGGCAACATTGGCTTTGTGCCCTCCAATTACGTAATGAAGATTAAG GTGGAGCACGACTTTCTCATCAGCTTTCTGAACTCCTCGATAGAATCGCTGGAGAAGTGCACGGACCATGAGATCAATGGCATCATGTCCAAGGACGAACTGCTGGACAGGCTGCGCGAGAAGAAGCACACCATGGAGCGCCTGTATGCG GAGAGTTCCGAACGCGACGGTGACTCCTCGCTCTCCTATTCACACAGCTACAGTGACAAGGGTAGCCACCGGCACTCGCATCCCCATCCCACCCAATCCCAGACGCAGCTTCATTCCCAGCACAGGCAGCACAGTCCGCCGCccagcggcggcagcggtgGCTCCCAGCGCTTGGACATGAGCAAGAAGAGCATGTCCAGTCCAGCGGTGGGCTCATCGTGCGGCCTGCCCCAGAACCAGGGCATGATCGAGTCGCCCAGCATGGGCAGCATGCAGTTCCAGGGCAGCAGCTGCACCATCCAgacgccgcagcagcaacagccgctCCCAGCACCGCCAGCACCAGCTCCCTCGCCATCGGCAGCATCGGTCACACCCACTGCGGCATCAACGACCAAAGCGGCCACCGGCGGTGATGTAGCGCAGGACAATAGCATCACGTCGGAGCCCTCGGAGACGACAACGACCACTACGACGACCAGCGAGGATGTGGTCACCACATATAAGGAGACCAGCCAAATGAGCACCAGCCAGCAGCACAAGCCGCAAAATGGCAGCACTGCCTCGGCGTCCATTTCCGCATCTGCCTCGGCCTCAGCTTTGCGCAGCAACGGCGGCAACGGCAAGGCCAACGGGAGTGCGGCCGCTCTGCACCAGGAGCTGCAGCAGGAGGAAGCGGACAGTGCGCCGGACAAGTCGGATGATGCCAGCGCCGTGCAAAGTGACGACGGTTGCCCGGCCAACGGAGACAGTGCGGATAATAGCCAGGCGCTGGACAGCATCGACAGTCCGTCGCATCGACAGCGCGGCCTGAGCCTAGGCAGAATCGAGGAGGGTGCCACAGGAGGAGGCCAGCTGAAGGTGGAGTCATCGGATGTGTATCAGATTGTGGACGCCTTGCGGCGGAACACCAACCTCAGCTTCGATCTCTCCTGCGAGGCGTTGCGCGTGGTGCTGACCAGCCTGGAGCAGCTGTACAACGGAGCCATCAATCCGTACCTGGAGGCGGTGGCCGTTCATGTCACTGGCAAGGTGGCCACGCCCAAGGAGCTGCTGGGCATTACGCACGACGCCAAGCGGTTGCAGTATCTCTTTGCCCAGCTGGCGGACTGCAAAAACGATACGGAGCAACGCACTTGGATGCTctacgaggacgaggaggacaTCATTCAGTTCCTTGAGGAGCTCGTCGAGATTTTG ATCAATGCTGATGAGAGCATCAGTTGCTACGAGATGTCCTGCGATCAGTACCAGATGTTTATCAATCTGGTGCAGTACTATCAGATGGAGACGCGCTGGTCCATCAAGCGACTGCTGCTCAAGACCTTTACGGCCGCTTGCCATCTGGACTATATCATTGTGGACATATTGCTGACCTCGGTGCTGCCATTGGAGATT GTCGAGGACATGAAGACGCACTTCTCCAATCTGGATCGCTTCAAGCAGCTAGTCAAGATGCTCACTATTATCTTCTCACTTGGGCAGCCCATGCCGGTTAATCATCAGG ATTATTTGGGCGTACACTTTGCCAGCTTCCTGCTGGAAATCGTCGAGGGCAATAATCCGGAGGTCTTGGTGGACATGGTCATTGCCTTGATCTTGGCCTTCAATCAGCAATTTAGCGAACACACCTATAATGTCATCATCGAAGGTATGCAGAATCTGCCATCCGCCAAGGTTTTTACGGAGAAGCTGCTACTTTTGCTCAATCGGGAGG ATGATCCCACACGCTTGCTCAAGCATCCCAACGAGCATATGAACACGGTGCTGCGAATGTTTATCGACATATTCAGCCATCCGGATACGGCGGGCATGTTCTACACGAACGACATCAAGGTGCTTATCGATATAGTGGTTCGCCAGCTATCCGATTTGGATGCCGGCAGTACG ACGCGGCCGTGCTACTTGGAGCTGTGCCGACGCATCCTGCGCAATACGAACTATCAGGAGCACCAGCATCGCAAGCATGATCTCATGAAGATCTTCACGCGCATCTTCTGCGAGGAGACCGAGTGCAGTGCCTCCGATCAGCAGCTGGTGCGGGAAATAGCGAACGAGTTTCCGCAGCTGTTCAAGGCCTAA
- the LOC117146900 gene encoding glutamate--cysteine ligase, which produces MGLLSEGSPLSWEETKALADHVREHGVNQFINLYHRLKDRQGDILKWGDEVEYIIVKFDDDQKVARVALRAQDLLAQLNEKELADPNGVKSLWRPEYGAYMIEGTPGKPFGGLMAHFNLVEANMRYRREEVTELLAKDECVMSITNFPRLGAPNFTYPLAQPRPEDPLSSARSLYFPDEAIFPGHPRFKTLTRNIRKRRGEKVSIKLKVFKDTKTKLPVEGAPPGEPDVVLLDAMGFGMGCCCLQLTFQACNITEARRLYDQLAPLCPIMLALTAASPIYRGYLTESDCRWNVISSSVDCRTEEERGLAPLDQQKFKIAKSRYDSIDSYLSPEGAKYNDVPLTYDEKVYQRLVEGGIDHLLAQHVAHLFIRDTVSLFSEKVHQNDNEDTDHFENIQSTNWQTMRFKPPPPNSSIGWRVEFRPCEAQISDFENAAIVCFVVLLTRVILSYQLNFLTPISKVDENMQTAQKRDACRKEKFWFRKSSKTTEQRAAKAQAQALAQAQAQTNGKATLNGNGLANGNGNGSENGDQEEQQQPLTNGSAKMNGHGNGTTNGTTNGTNGSSNGSSNGADSDHTDTDDEENELFQLLSINEIFNGKPNVFPGLVPLIRSYLQSMEVDTDTHCTIEQYLRFIQKRAAGELITTATWMREQVLSHPDYKQDSVVSERINYDLLKRIQGIQEGKQVEPALLGQDYHSKTKTKDFIPPALQKQLAKNGCCEEK; this is translated from the exons ATGGGTCTACTGAGCGAGGGCAGTCCACTCTCCTGGGAGGAGACCAAGGCGCTGGCTGATCATGTGCGTGAGCATGGCGTGAATCAGTTCATCAACCTGTACCACAGACTCAAGGATCGCCAGGGTGACATACTCAAATGGGGCGACGAGGTGGAGTACATCATTGTCAAGTTCGACGATGATCAGAAGGTGGCACGTGTGGCGCTGCGCGCCCAGGATCTGCTGGCGCAGCTCAATGAGAAGGAACTGGCCGATCCCAATGGCGTCAAGTCGCTGTGGCGTCCGGAATACGGAGCCTACATGATTGAGGGCACACCGGGCAAACCCTTTGGCGGTCTGATGGCACACTTCAATCTGGTGGAGGCCAATATGCGCTATCGTCGCGAGGAGGTCACCGAGCTGCTGGCCAAGGACGAGTGCGTCATGTCCATTACGAATTTCCCGCGACTCGGCGCACCAAATTTCACTTATCCGCTGGCCCAGCCGCGTCCCGAGGATCCTCTCAGTTCAGCCCGCTCGCTCTACTTCCCGGATGAGGCCATCTTTCCGGGTCACCCGCGTTTCAAGACCCTCACGCGTAACATTCGCAAGCGACGCGGCGAGAAGGTGTCCATCAAGCTAAAGG TTTTCAAGGACACAAAGACGAAGCTACCGGTGGAGGGTGCGCCGCCTGGCGAACCGGATGTGGTGCTCCTGGACGCCATGGGCTTCGGCatgggctgctgctgcttgcaGCTCACCTTCCAGGCCTGTAACATTACGGAGGCGCGTCGCCTCTACGACCAGCTGGCTCCACTCTGTCCGATCATGTTGGCTCTGACGGCCGCTTCGCCCATTTACAGGGGCTATCTAACCGAGTCGGATTGCCGCTGGAATGTGATTAGCTCCTCGGTGGATTGCCGCACGGAAGAGGAACGCGGACTGGCGCCGCTGGATCAGCAAAAGTTCAAGATAGCCAAGTCGCGATACGATTCGATTGACTCGTATTTGTCGCCCGAGGGAGCCAAATACAACGATGTGCCGCTCACATACGATGAGAAGGTCTACCAGCGTCTGGTGGAGGGCGGTATCGATCATCTGTTGGCCCAGCATGTGGCCCATTTGTTTATACGCGACACCGTCTCGCTGTTCAGCGAGAAGGTGCATCAAAACGACAACGAGGATACGGATCATTTCGAGAACATTCAGTCCACCAACTGGCAGACCATGCGCTTCAAGCCGCCGCCACCGAACAGCTCGATTGGCTGGCGTGTGGAGTTCCGACCTTGCGAGGCACAGATCAGTGATTTCGAGAACGCGGCCATCGTGTGCTTTGTGGTGCTGCTCACCCGTGTGATCCTCTCCTACCAGCTGAACTTCCTAACGCCGATCAGCAAGGTGGACGAGAACATGCAGACGGCCCAGAAGCGGGATGCTTGTCGCAAGGAGAAGTTTTGGTTCCGCAAATCCTCGAAGACCACCGAGCAGAGGGCGGCCAAGGCGCAGGCGCAGGCACTAGCTCAAGCTCAGGCCCAGACCAATGGCAAGGCCACATTGAATGGCAATGGActggcaaatggaaatgggaatggcAGCGAGAACGGTGaccaggaggagcagcagcagcctctGACCAACGGTTCGGCCAAGATGAATGGCCACGGAAATGGCACCACTAATGGCACCACTAACGGCACCAACGGCTCCTCCAATGGATCATCGAATGGCGCCGATAGCGATCACACCGACACCGATGACGAGGAGAATGAGCTTTTCCAGCTGCTGTCCATCAATGAGATCTTCAATGGAAAG CCCAACGTATTTCCGGGTCTGGTGCCATTGATCCGCAGCTATCTGCAGTCCATGGAGGTGGACACCGATACGCATTGCACCATTGAACAGTATCTTCGCTTTATCCAGAAGCGTGCCGCCGGCGAGCTGATCACCACGGCCACCTGGATGCGCGAACAGGTGCTTAGCCACCCGGACTACAA GCAGGATTCCGTGGTGAGCGAGCGCATCAACTACGATTTGCTGAAACGCATCCAAGGCATCCAGGAGGGCAAGCAGGTGGAGCCGGCGCTGCTCGGACAAGACTATCATTCCAAGACGAAGACGAAAGACTTCATTCCGCCGGCCTTGCAGAAGCAGTTGGCCAAGAACGGCTGCTGCGAGGAGAAATGA
- the LOC117147161 gene encoding NCK-interacting protein with SH3 domain isoform X1 produces the protein MAEAAAGGGPIGGASGPSGGGGNDIGLGIGIEMLKALYDFQAVYPKTISFDEGEYFILYQTSARQRNWWQVVSMKGNIGFVPSNYVMKIKVEHDFLISFLNSSIESLEKCTDHEINGIMSKDELLDRLREKKHTMERLYAESSERDGDSSLSYSHSYSDKGSHRHSHPHPTQSQTQLHSQHRQHSPPPSGGSGGSQRLDMSKKSMSSPAVGSSCGLPQNQGMIESPSMGSMQFQGSSCTIQTPQQQQPLPAPPAPAPSPSAASVTPTAASTTKAATGGDVAQDNSITSEPSETTTTTTTTSEDVVTTYKETSQMSTSQQHKPQNGSTASASISASASASALRSNGGNGKANGSAAALHQELQQEEADSAPDKSDDASAVQSDDGCPANGDSADNSQALDSIDSPSHRQRGLSLGRIEEGATGGGQLKVESSDVYQIVDALRRNTNLSFDLSCEALRVVLTSLEQLYNGAINPYLEAVAVHVTGKVATPKELLGITHDAKRLQYLFAQLADCKNDTEQRTWMLYEDEEDIIQFLEELVEILINADESISCYEMSCDQYQMFINLVQYYQMETRWSIKRLLLKTFTAACHLDYIIVDILLTSVLPLEIVEDMKTHFSNLDRFKQLVKMLTIIFSLGQPMPVNHQDYLGVHFASFLLEIVEGNNPEVLVDMVIALILAFNQQFSEHTYNVIIEGMQNLPSAKVFTEKLLLLLNREDDPTRLLKHPNEHMNTVLRMFIDIFSHPDTAGMFYTNDIKVLIDIVVRQLSDLDAGSTTRPCYLELCRRILRNTNYQEHQHRKHDLMKIFTRIFCEETECSASDQQLVREIANEFPQLFKA, from the exons ATGG CAGAAGCAGCGGCAGGAGGTGGCCCTATTGGAGGAGCAAGTGGTCCCAGTGGAGGAGGTGGCAACGACATCGGTTTAGGCATCGGCATCGAGATGCTCAAGGCTCTGTACGACTTCCAGGCGGTCTATCCGAAGACCATCAGTTTCGATGAGGGCGAGTACTTCATCCTCTACCAGACGTCCGCCCGCCAGCGCAATTGGTGGCAGGTGGTCAGCATGAAAGGCAACATTGGCTTTGTGCCCTCCAATTACGTAATGAAGATTAAG GTGGAGCACGACTTTCTCATCAGCTTTCTGAACTCCTCGATAGAATCGCTGGAGAAGTGCACGGACCATGAGATCAATGGCATCATGTCCAAGGACGAACTGCTGGACAGGCTGCGCGAGAAGAAGCACACCATGGAGCGCCTGTATGCG GAGAGTTCCGAACGCGACGGTGACTCCTCGCTCTCCTATTCACACAGCTACAGTGACAAGGGTAGCCACCGGCACTCGCATCCCCATCCCACCCAATCCCAGACGCAGCTTCATTCCCAGCACAGGCAGCACAGTCCGCCGCccagcggcggcagcggtgGCTCCCAGCGCTTGGACATGAGCAAGAAGAGCATGTCCAGTCCAGCGGTGGGCTCATCGTGCGGCCTGCCCCAGAACCAGGGCATGATCGAGTCGCCCAGCATGGGCAGCATGCAGTTCCAGGGCAGCAGCTGCACCATCCAgacgccgcagcagcaacagccgctCCCAGCACCGCCAGCACCAGCTCCCTCGCCATCGGCAGCATCGGTCACACCCACTGCGGCATCAACGACCAAAGCGGCCACCGGCGGTGATGTAGCGCAGGACAATAGCATCACGTCGGAGCCCTCGGAGACGACAACGACCACTACGACGACCAGCGAGGATGTGGTCACCACATATAAGGAGACCAGCCAAATGAGCACCAGCCAGCAGCACAAGCCGCAAAATGGCAGCACTGCCTCGGCGTCCATTTCCGCATCTGCCTCGGCCTCAGCTTTGCGCAGCAACGGCGGCAACGGCAAGGCCAACGGGAGTGCGGCCGCTCTGCACCAGGAGCTGCAGCAGGAGGAAGCGGACAGTGCGCCGGACAAGTCGGATGATGCCAGCGCCGTGCAAAGTGACGACGGTTGCCCGGCCAACGGAGACAGTGCGGATAATAGCCAGGCGCTGGACAGCATCGACAGTCCGTCGCATCGACAGCGCGGCCTGAGCCTAGGCAGAATCGAGGAGGGTGCCACAGGAGGAGGCCAGCTGAAGGTGGAGTCATCGGATGTGTATCAGATTGTGGACGCCTTGCGGCGGAACACCAACCTCAGCTTCGATCTCTCCTGCGAGGCGTTGCGCGTGGTGCTGACCAGCCTGGAGCAGCTGTACAACGGAGCCATCAATCCGTACCTGGAGGCGGTGGCCGTTCATGTCACTGGCAAGGTGGCCACGCCCAAGGAGCTGCTGGGCATTACGCACGACGCCAAGCGGTTGCAGTATCTCTTTGCCCAGCTGGCGGACTGCAAAAACGATACGGAGCAACGCACTTGGATGCTctacgaggacgaggaggacaTCATTCAGTTCCTTGAGGAGCTCGTCGAGATTTTG ATCAATGCTGATGAGAGCATCAGTTGCTACGAGATGTCCTGCGATCAGTACCAGATGTTTATCAATCTGGTGCAGTACTATCAGATGGAGACGCGCTGGTCCATCAAGCGACTGCTGCTCAAGACCTTTACGGCCGCTTGCCATCTGGACTATATCATTGTGGACATATTGCTGACCTCGGTGCTGCCATTGGAGATT GTCGAGGACATGAAGACGCACTTCTCCAATCTGGATCGCTTCAAGCAGCTAGTCAAGATGCTCACTATTATCTTCTCACTTGGGCAGCCCATGCCGGTTAATCATCAGG ATTATTTGGGCGTACACTTTGCCAGCTTCCTGCTGGAAATCGTCGAGGGCAATAATCCGGAGGTCTTGGTGGACATGGTCATTGCCTTGATCTTGGCCTTCAATCAGCAATTTAGCGAACACACCTATAATGTCATCATCGAAGGTATGCAGAATCTGCCATCCGCCAAGGTTTTTACGGAGAAGCTGCTACTTTTGCTCAATCGGGAGG ATGATCCCACACGCTTGCTCAAGCATCCCAACGAGCATATGAACACGGTGCTGCGAATGTTTATCGACATATTCAGCCATCCGGATACGGCGGGCATGTTCTACACGAACGACATCAAGGTGCTTATCGATATAGTGGTTCGCCAGCTATCCGATTTGGATGCCGGCAGTACG ACGCGGCCGTGCTACTTGGAGCTGTGCCGACGCATCCTGCGCAATACGAACTATCAGGAGCACCAGCATCGCAAGCATGATCTCATGAAGATCTTCACGCGCATCTTCTGCGAGGAGACCGAGTGCAGTGCCTCCGATCAGCAGCTGGTGCGGGAAATAGCGAACGAGTTTCCGCAGCTGTTCAAGGCCTAA